One window of Caldisericum sp. genomic DNA carries:
- a CDS encoding radical SAM protein — translation MAYRYIYGPINSRRLGVSLGVTTVPAKVCSFNCIYCEVGKTTLLTTERKEYIPAESIIEEIKDFLSKNTTKIDHITFSGLGEPTLNSKLGYIIRELKKITDIPIAVLSNGSLITRDDVKMDLLEADVVKFTLNAVDKETYEKISLNHPDIKVEEVIKGIIDFRKIFTHELWIEILLVKGINNTIENYLNLYNVLTQIRPNKIHINTVVRAPAYKVEPLTFGELLEASRIINHGSQVIYKRGTTRIAPQTEISNSSTARQV, via the coding sequence TTGGCATACAGATACATTTATGGACCTATAAATTCACGAAGGCTGGGGGTATCGCTCGGTGTAACTACTGTACCGGCAAAGGTGTGCAGTTTTAACTGCATTTATTGTGAGGTAGGAAAAACAACACTGCTTACAACTGAGCGAAAAGAATACATCCCTGCAGAGTCTATTATTGAAGAGATAAAGGATTTCTTAAGCAAAAATACCACAAAAATTGACCACATAACATTCTCAGGTCTTGGCGAACCAACACTCAATAGCAAACTCGGATATATCATAAGAGAGTTAAAAAAGATAACAGATATCCCAATTGCAGTGCTTTCAAACGGGTCCCTAATAACAAGAGATGATGTAAAGATGGATTTGCTTGAGGCAGATGTGGTAAAGTTTACTCTTAATGCAGTCGATAAGGAAACTTACGAAAAAATAAGCCTCAATCACCCTGATATAAAAGTTGAGGAAGTTATAAAGGGTATTATTGACTTTAGGAAGATATTTACCCACGAACTCTGGATTGAAATACTCCTTGTAAAAGGGATAAATAACACAATAGAAAATTACCTTAACCTCTACAATGTCTTAACGCAAATACGCCCTAACAAAATTCACATAAATACAGTTGTTAGAGCGCCTGCATACAAGGTGGAGCCACTCACTTTCGGAGAGTTACTTGAGGCTTCGCGCATTATTAACCACGGATCGCAGGTAATATACAAAAGGGGCACAACACGCATTGCACCCCAGACTGAAATTTCTAATTCGAGCACTGCAAGACAGGTTTAA